A part of Mercenaria mercenaria strain notata unplaced genomic scaffold, MADL_Memer_1 contig_4855, whole genome shotgun sequence genomic DNA contains:
- the LOC128554235 gene encoding uncharacterized protein LOC128554235, whose amino-acid sequence MNVQTEYFIRLLLLLVQAGVLVCRGITHRELAGTKLNIVLKPHEKALQKKLLKSQCIVLFQTSGILHVEDLDLSLLTVVLLDVLILSTTDKQYIKVIKETRNTLAHNSTASVELAGYNTLKTDLEDALTKLCLGLDVNLQTECSKLIQKFTGEPLDEATALKYVMELRNEDELLQDFEGMLEKQSEDIVQEVKASENRLQESLSDFKQEVIEEFQKLHFGCTDDFTKSDFPDTLPSCEVCFNVGNTATFYCETCCQFNATNVSILLRRRTAGKD is encoded by the exons ATGAATGTACAGACTGAGTATTTCATACGGCTGTTGTTGCTCCTCGTTCAAGCTGGCGTGCTGGTCTGTAGAGGCATAACCCACAGGGAACTTGCAGGAACGAAACTCAACATTGTACTCAAACCCCATGAGAAAGCGTTGCAAAAGAAGCTTCTGAAATCACAGTGTATAGTACTTTTCCAAACCAGTGGCATATTACATGTAGAAGACCTTGACCTTTCTTTGTTGACAGTTGTTCTACTTGACGTGCTGATTTTATCAACCACAGACAAACAGTACATTAAAGTAATAAAGGAAACAAGAAACACATTGGCGCATAACTCCACAGCTTCAGTTGAACTTGCTGGTTACAACACCTTGAAAACAGATCTGGAAGACGCATTGACGAAATTGTGCCTAGGCCTTGACGTGAATCTACAGACTGAATGCTCAAAATTAATACAGAAGTTCACAGGCGAACCTCTTGATGAGGCAACTGCTTTAAAGTATGTTATGGAGCTGAGGAATGAAGATGAGCTATTACAAGATTTTGAAGGAATGTTGGAAAAACAGTCTGAAGATATTGTGCAAGAAGTCAAAGCATCAGAGAACCGATTACAAGAATCGCTCTCAG ATTTTAAGCAGGAAGTAATAGAAGAGTTTCAGAAACTGCATTTtg GATGCACAGACGATTTCACTAAATCAGATTTTCCCGATACACTGCCCAGCTGTGAGGTTTGTTTCAATGTAGGCAACACTGCAACATTCTATTGTGAAACCTGCTGCCAGTTTAATGCAACCAATGTATCCATACTGTTGAGAAGACGCACAGCAGGCAAAGATTAG